Proteins co-encoded in one Pseudodesulfovibrio sp. S3 genomic window:
- a CDS encoding DUF47 family protein, which yields MSLKIPFFGLLGNRSPMDGLVEHYDKIAECIAAIDDSLECYVSGGVCREFEELTKAVDEIENHADSIKRNIRNHLPKGLFMAVEKPLFLNYTKSQDNVLDAAQDALHWLAMRKVTIPEDVQKDIIYLLDDVAKCTVLLGPALKSTIALIHGQSLDREGTKEAYRKVRRERDQVRKRKNELHKKIYAKDIDFKDIYQLIHFVDCLDDMGHNTENCAEILRSMIAR from the coding sequence ATGTCTTTGAAGATTCCTTTTTTCGGCTTGCTCGGGAACCGCTCTCCCATGGACGGCCTTGTTGAACACTATGACAAGATCGCCGAGTGCATTGCCGCCATTGATGATTCCCTGGAATGCTACGTGTCCGGCGGCGTGTGCCGCGAGTTCGAGGAGTTGACCAAGGCCGTGGACGAGATCGAGAACCACGCCGATTCCATCAAGCGTAATATCCGCAACCATCTGCCCAAGGGGCTGTTCATGGCCGTGGAAAAACCGCTGTTCCTGAACTACACCAAGAGTCAGGACAACGTGCTCGATGCGGCCCAGGATGCTCTGCACTGGCTGGCCATGCGCAAGGTCACCATTCCTGAGGATGTCCAGAAGGACATCATTTACCTGCTCGACGACGTGGCCAAGTGCACTGTGCTGCTCGGTCCGGCACTCAAATCCACGATCGCCCTGATTCATGGCCAGTCCTTGGATCGTGAGGGCACCAAAGAGGCTTACCGCAAGGTTCGCCGCGAACGCGATCAGGTCCGCAAACGCAAGAATGAACTCCATAAGAAAATTTATGCCAAGGATATAGATTTCAAGGATATTTATCAACTTATTCACTTTGTGGACTGCCTCGACGACATGGGCCACAACACGGAGAATTGCGCTGAAATACTGCGGAGCATGATCGCTCGGTAG
- a CDS encoding inorganic phosphate transporter yields MDIYDLFLYLSIGAGFLMAFNLGANDVANSMASAVGARAITVKQAVLIAGVLNFVGAVFLGSHVTATISKGIINPEVISDPKIIMIGMFAALLAAGLWVLVATLTALPVSSTHSIVGAITGFGLVAGGPDVVNWLKMGGIVLSWIISPFFAAAIAYFIFTHIRKYILYKRHFIEQAKKWAPIWVAVTLSMISFSFLYKTPVGKSLDLHWATSLSIAVVLALLAWLAGRHFVGKIVINEEEGAEGVERIFRKMQVGTSCYVALSQGANDVANAVGPVAAIYLIAKEHVLLPKADVPWPMLVLGGIGIAVGIAVLGHKVMSTVGEKITTLTNTRGFAVDFGAASTVLVASNLGLPVSTTHAAVGGVVGVGLARGFSAVDFRVLFRIVAYWVATVPIAALTSIVIFVLLKWLCYS; encoded by the coding sequence ATGGATATATACGATCTGTTTCTGTACCTGTCCATCGGGGCAGGGTTCCTCATGGCCTTCAACCTGGGGGCCAACGATGTGGCCAACTCCATGGCTTCGGCCGTGGGGGCCAGGGCCATAACCGTCAAGCAGGCAGTGCTCATTGCGGGTGTCCTGAACTTTGTCGGTGCGGTCTTTTTGGGGTCCCATGTGACTGCGACCATCAGCAAGGGCATTATCAACCCCGAAGTCATTTCCGATCCGAAGATAATCATGATAGGCATGTTTGCCGCCTTGCTGGCAGCGGGGCTGTGGGTTCTGGTGGCCACATTGACGGCGCTACCGGTCTCATCGACCCACTCCATTGTCGGTGCCATAACAGGTTTCGGCCTGGTGGCAGGCGGTCCCGATGTGGTCAATTGGCTCAAGATGGGCGGCATTGTCCTGTCCTGGATCATATCTCCGTTCTTTGCGGCCGCCATCGCTTATTTCATCTTTACGCATATTCGGAAATACATTCTGTATAAACGACATTTCATCGAGCAGGCCAAGAAGTGGGCACCCATATGGGTGGCCGTCACCCTCTCCATGATTTCCTTTTCCTTCCTGTACAAGACGCCGGTCGGGAAGTCCCTGGACCTCCATTGGGCCACGTCCCTGTCCATTGCCGTTGTCCTGGCGCTGTTGGCCTGGTTGGCGGGGCGTCATTTTGTCGGCAAGATCGTCATCAATGAGGAAGAGGGGGCCGAAGGCGTGGAGCGGATTTTTCGCAAGATGCAGGTGGGAACCTCCTGCTACGTGGCCCTGTCCCAAGGCGCCAACGACGTTGCCAACGCCGTTGGCCCGGTTGCGGCAATCTATCTTATCGCCAAGGAGCACGTGCTGCTTCCCAAGGCCGATGTGCCCTGGCCCATGCTCGTGCTCGGCGGCATCGGCATAGCTGTGGGCATAGCCGTTCTCGGCCACAAGGTCATGTCTACCGTCGGCGAGAAGATCACCACCCTGACCAATACCCGCGGATTCGCCGTGGACTTCGGTGCGGCCTCAACCGTGTTGGTCGCCTCCAACCTGGGACTTCCTGTTTCCACTACCCATGCCGCTGTGGGCGGTGTTGTCGGGGTTGGTTTGGCCCGTGGCTTCTCGGCAGTGGATTTCCGGGTTCTGTTCCGGATTGTGGCCTATTGGGTGGCCACGGTCCCCATTGCCGCCTTGACCAGCATAGTAATTTTTGTGCTGCTCAAATGGTTGTGTTACAGCTAG
- a CDS encoding ATP-binding protein, protein MKLRSFQMRILLWTWGLLLMVMAVVFFYSTSIVGEELVTETEIRTRKQVETIQWLLEDHPLFESEKDFTEWIAALGFKLDSRITYICGGRVVGDSDIPYAETRNLDDHSTRPEVVAAIETGWGVNVRHSDTLSKDMLYVAKQVSGVPGIEAGVLRVAVPFSHVSARLDMLRSNLTWIFLLTFGVAVLLSAIMSRNMSRDIRAFSELAQSIGEGDYSKRLRVLPGGEFMPLAKSVNAMAQSIERNIELIRDQKGQLEAVFGGMREGVMTLDSRGRIESFNAALDEMFNLPESTVGRTPIEVTRRCEIQEMVDRVIADPESETASIQIDIMDSRTVEVSAERFLDQNGVRKVILVFYDITEMKRSEKGLKDFVANASHQLRTPLTSIKGYAETLLDMPPSDPEDSKKFLEIVLKNADHMDKVISSMLALAKSEQMGKQLKQVPLSGREHLFRAIADLTPWAEDHSIVFRTRTPEDEMTVMGETDGLLHVFHNLLNNAVKYSPDGGVITVSAEDDGESIVFCIEDQGPGISREHATKVFERFYRVDENTIDGSGSAGLGLAICRRIVKNLGGDIWHDGYGEDVRGARFCFRLNKPKESIQ, encoded by the coding sequence ATGAAACTGCGTTCTTTTCAAATGCGGATACTCCTGTGGACTTGGGGCCTGCTGCTCATGGTCATGGCCGTGGTCTTTTTCTACTCCACGAGCATCGTGGGTGAGGAATTGGTCACGGAAACCGAGATTCGCACTCGAAAGCAGGTCGAGACCATACAATGGCTGCTCGAAGATCATCCCCTGTTCGAATCCGAAAAGGATTTTACCGAGTGGATAGCCGCCCTGGGTTTCAAGCTCGACTCGCGCATTACCTACATATGTGGCGGTCGGGTGGTGGGAGATTCGGATATCCCCTATGCCGAGACCCGAAATTTGGACGACCACAGCACCCGGCCCGAAGTGGTCGCCGCCATTGAGACAGGGTGGGGCGTCAATGTCCGGCACTCGGATACCCTGAGCAAGGACATGCTCTACGTTGCCAAGCAGGTGTCGGGCGTTCCCGGCATCGAGGCAGGCGTGCTCCGGGTGGCGGTGCCCTTCTCCCACGTCAGTGCGCGTCTCGACATGCTGCGCAGCAATCTGACCTGGATTTTCCTCCTCACATTCGGCGTTGCCGTGTTGCTGAGTGCGATCATGTCCCGCAACATGAGCCGGGACATACGGGCGTTTTCCGAGCTGGCCCAGTCCATCGGCGAAGGTGACTATTCCAAACGGCTACGCGTCCTGCCCGGCGGCGAGTTCATGCCCCTGGCCAAGTCGGTCAACGCCATGGCCCAGTCCATCGAGCGTAATATCGAACTCATTCGGGACCAGAAGGGCCAGCTTGAGGCCGTGTTCGGGGGGATGCGCGAGGGAGTCATGACCTTGGATTCAAGGGGACGCATCGAGTCCTTCAACGCCGCCCTTGACGAGATGTTCAACCTCCCCGAGTCCACGGTGGGGAGGACGCCCATCGAGGTGACCCGCCGGTGTGAGATTCAGGAAATGGTGGACCGGGTCATTGCCGATCCCGAGTCCGAGACGGCTTCCATTCAGATAGACATCATGGATTCGCGTACCGTGGAGGTGTCTGCCGAACGGTTCCTCGACCAGAACGGGGTGCGCAAGGTCATCCTGGTTTTTTACGACATCACGGAAATGAAGCGTTCCGAGAAGGGACTCAAGGATTTCGTGGCCAATGCCTCGCATCAGCTCCGCACGCCGCTCACCTCCATCAAGGGGTATGCCGAGACGTTGCTGGACATGCCGCCTTCCGATCCTGAAGACAGCAAAAAGTTTCTTGAAATAGTGCTCAAGAACGCGGATCATATGGACAAGGTCATTTCCAGCATGCTGGCCCTGGCAAAGTCCGAGCAGATGGGCAAGCAGTTGAAACAGGTTCCGCTTTCCGGCCGTGAACATCTGTTCAGGGCCATTGCCGATCTCACTCCCTGGGCCGAGGACCATTCCATTGTCTTCAGGACCAGAACTCCCGAGGACGAAATGACGGTCATGGGCGAGACCGACGGTCTGCTGCACGTTTTTCACAATTTGCTCAACAACGCCGTCAAGTACAGTCCCGACGGCGGGGTCATCACGGTCAGTGCCGAGGATGACGGCGAGTCCATAGTGTTCTGTATCGAGGATCAGGGGCCGGGAATTTCGCGGGAACACGCCACCAAGGTGTTCGAGCGTTTTTACCGGGTGGACGAGAACACCATCGACGGATCAGGCAGTGCCGGGCTGGGATTGGCCATCTGCCGTCGTATCGTCAAGAATCTCGGTGGCGACATCTGGCATGACGGCTACGGTGAGGATGTGCGCGGAGCGCGTTTCTGTTTTCGCCTGAACAAGCCGAAGGAATCGATTCAGTAG
- the mutL gene encoding DNA mismatch repair endonuclease MutL, which yields MTTGFEIRVLPPGLKNQIAAGEVVERPASVVKELVENALDAGATRVDVTIEQGGRSLIVVQDNGAGIPASQLNLAVTRHATSKIRDFSDLSSIGSFGFRGEALPSIASVSRFTMTSCASGAADAAFIEVRAGEVAGEGPGALASGTRVEVRDLFSSTPARLKFLKSEATENRRCQDVLMRVSLAHLATGFSLTMGGREAFRLPANQTLPGRLSTFWPPAICEGLKPFDHERDGYRVHGVAGAPNTAQGRGDRILLFVNGRPVQDKLMLSAVRQAYRGMLLSREYPQIALFLEVPRGEVDVNVHPAKLEVRFVEESRVFSAIRSGIMQALSRSDVDMMTGASTGEYPRSSPNQDSLSHSGSAWSGSPSMQARHQISASDRPKFTTYRDFRADQAPSRDLDLPLAPSASMVREPGPDATRPAPLAGSGYTYMGQVADTYLVLREGENLVLVDQHAAHERILLAAMRDQRTRGDSQPLALALELPLHPSEAEVLQDLREALRSMGFVIEMDGPAKALVRGIPPTLETGRAREYLKEALAEKATGLDDLWTMMACKTAIKANQPLAVDEALSLLETWLATPEREYCPHGRPVVLRWSSNDLEKLFKRK from the coding sequence ATGACTACAGGGTTTGAAATTCGCGTTCTGCCTCCCGGACTGAAGAACCAGATCGCGGCGGGCGAGGTGGTGGAAAGGCCTGCCAGCGTGGTCAAGGAATTGGTGGAGAACGCGCTTGATGCCGGAGCCACCCGCGTGGACGTGACCATCGAGCAGGGCGGTCGGTCGCTCATTGTCGTTCAGGACAACGGCGCGGGCATACCCGCCTCCCAACTCAATCTGGCCGTCACCCGTCATGCCACCAGTAAAATCCGTGATTTCAGCGATCTTTCCTCCATCGGCTCCTTCGGGTTTCGTGGTGAGGCTTTGCCCAGCATAGCTTCCGTGTCCCGTTTTACCATGACTTCCTGCGCCAGCGGTGCGGCGGATGCCGCCTTCATCGAGGTGCGGGCGGGTGAGGTCGCGGGCGAGGGGCCCGGCGCTCTGGCTTCCGGCACCCGCGTAGAGGTCCGTGACCTGTTTTCGAGCACTCCGGCCCGGCTCAAGTTTCTCAAGAGCGAGGCCACGGAAAACCGCCGCTGCCAGGACGTGCTCATGCGTGTCAGCCTGGCCCACCTTGCCACCGGATTTTCCCTGACCATGGGCGGCCGCGAAGCCTTCCGCCTGCCGGCGAACCAGACCTTGCCCGGACGGTTGTCCACGTTCTGGCCACCGGCCATATGCGAGGGGCTGAAACCTTTCGATCATGAGCGCGACGGTTACCGCGTGCACGGCGTGGCAGGTGCGCCGAACACGGCTCAGGGCAGAGGGGACCGCATCCTGCTTTTCGTCAATGGCCGTCCGGTTCAGGACAAGCTCATGCTGTCCGCCGTGCGTCAGGCCTACAGGGGGATGCTGCTGTCGCGGGAGTACCCGCAGATAGCCCTGTTCCTGGAAGTGCCCAGGGGCGAGGTGGACGTAAACGTGCACCCGGCCAAGCTGGAGGTCCGTTTCGTTGAGGAGAGTCGGGTTTTTTCAGCCATTCGCAGCGGGATCATGCAGGCCCTGTCCCGGTCCGACGTGGACATGATGACCGGAGCTTCAACCGGGGAGTACCCCCGGTCTTCCCCGAATCAGGACTCCCTGTCTCATTCAGGAAGTGCCTGGTCCGGCAGCCCGTCGATGCAGGCCCGACATCAGATTTCCGCGTCCGACAGGCCGAAATTTACCACCTACCGCGATTTCCGGGCCGATCAGGCACCATCCCGGGATCTGGATCTGCCCTTGGCGCCTTCCGCATCCATGGTTCGCGAGCCGGGACCGGACGCCACCAGGCCTGCCCCCCTGGCGGGCAGTGGGTATACCTATATGGGACAGGTCGCGGATACCTATCTGGTGTTGCGTGAGGGCGAGAACCTGGTGCTGGTGGACCAGCACGCGGCCCATGAACGCATCCTGCTGGCGGCCATGCGCGATCAACGTACCAGGGGCGATTCGCAACCCCTGGCTTTGGCCCTGGAACTGCCGCTGCACCCCAGCGAGGCGGAGGTGTTGCAGGATTTGCGCGAAGCCCTGCGTTCCATGGGATTCGTGATCGAGATGGACGGACCGGCAAAGGCTCTGGTGCGTGGCATTCCGCCGACCCTGGAGACGGGCAGGGCGCGGGAGTATCTCAAGGAAGCCCTGGCCGAAAAGGCCACCGGGTTGGATGACCTGTGGACCATGATGGCATGCAAGACCGCCATCAAGGCCAACCAGCCCCTGGCCGTGGACGAGGCCCTGTCACTGTTGGAAACATGGCTTGCCACGCCGGAACGGGAGTACTGCCCCCACGGCAGACCTGTTGTCCTGCGTTGGTCTTCGAATGATCTGGAAAAACTGTTCAAGAGAAAGTAA
- the alr gene encoding alanine racemase: protein MTIDYNKLRVRINLKNLCHNYRVFRKIHDRVIPVIKSDAYGHGLTEVSRALEVEGADTFAVGFVHEAVKLRKEGCTKRILALLGPIEDEDIHALWDHAILTPISHFAQLRRVAAMAEKKGPLDIGLKFDTGMRRLGFLPEELDELVAVLQSSKLRPVMATSHLASADVPEHRAHVEGQAARFQGVLDGLARAGFKVEANLANSAGAVAFEQCRMDSLRMGIALYGGNPFDGTDQADMYPDLVSAMEVTAPVMQVHPLKAGESISYGWTYTAERDSVVAVVGVGYADNYSRSLSNTGEMLIHGKRVPIRGRVCMQMTAVDVTELMGEGRCVAPGDEVWLLGGPGPESITPEDLAGWWGTITYEVFCLLGMNRREYI from the coding sequence ATGACCATAGATTATAATAAATTGCGCGTTCGGATCAATCTGAAAAACCTGTGTCACAATTACAGGGTTTTCCGCAAGATTCACGACCGGGTCATCCCGGTCATCAAGTCGGATGCCTATGGCCATGGCCTGACCGAGGTCAGCCGTGCCCTTGAAGTCGAGGGTGCGGACACCTTTGCCGTGGGTTTTGTCCATGAGGCCGTCAAGCTGAGGAAGGAGGGATGCACCAAGCGCATCCTCGCCTTACTCGGTCCGATCGAGGATGAGGACATCCATGCCCTGTGGGACCATGCCATCCTCACGCCCATTTCCCATTTCGCCCAGTTGCGCCGGGTGGCGGCCATGGCCGAAAAAAAAGGTCCGCTGGATATCGGCCTCAAATTCGACACCGGTATGAGGCGGCTCGGATTCCTGCCCGAGGAGCTGGACGAACTGGTGGCCGTGCTGCAAAGTTCGAAACTCAGGCCGGTCATGGCCACTTCGCACCTGGCGTCGGCAGATGTTCCCGAGCACCGTGCCCATGTGGAGGGACAGGCCGCCAGGTTCCAGGGCGTGCTTGACGGGCTGGCCCGTGCCGGATTCAAGGTGGAGGCGAACCTCGCCAATTCCGCCGGGGCTGTCGCTTTTGAACAGTGCCGTATGGACTCCCTGCGCATGGGCATCGCCCTGTACGGAGGCAATCCGTTCGACGGTACCGATCAGGCGGACATGTACCCGGACCTGGTTTCGGCCATGGAGGTCACGGCACCGGTCATGCAGGTCCACCCCCTGAAGGCGGGCGAGTCCATCAGTTACGGCTGGACCTACACTGCCGAGCGGGATTCTGTCGTGGCAGTGGTCGGCGTGGGCTATGCGGACAACTACAGCCGTTCCCTGTCCAATACGGGCGAGATGCTCATTCACGGCAAGCGTGTTCCCATTCGCGGCCGGGTGTGCATGCAGATGACTGCGGTTGACGTGACCGAGCTTATGGGTGAAGGAAGGTGCGTCGCCCCCGGGGACGAGGTCTGGCTCCTGGGCGGTCCCGGTCCGGAATCCATCACACCGGAAGACCTTGCCGGATGGTGGGGCACCATCACCTACGAAGTTTTTTGCCTGCTGGGGATGAACCGGCGGGAGTATATATAA